A genome region from Culex pipiens pallens isolate TS unplaced genomic scaffold, TS_CPP_V2 Cpp_Un0017, whole genome shotgun sequence includes the following:
- the LOC120429756 gene encoding uncharacterized protein LOC120429756 → MKILVVIFGALALTLAVQGRPVCEECDEIPVVVVGEDRQKQNIIDAPVVCPPGQKPDHKGKCRDVWAKIMPVEWFDEESVAKPKNIIDAPVVCPPGQKPDHKGKCRDVWTRRAPQEEFEEESDVDQSNIIDGPVVCPPGQKPDHNGKCRDVWSKVAPASH, encoded by the exons ATGAAGATTTTGGTGGTGATTTTTGGCGCGTTGGCGCTGACCTTGGCCGTGCAGGGTCGACCCGTATGCGAGGAGTGCGATGAGATACCGGTTGTTGTTGTCGGTGAAGATCGTCAGAAG CAAAACATAATCGATGCCCCCGTGGTTTGTCCTCCAGGACAAAAGCCGGACCATAAAGGCAAGTGCCGTGATGTTTGGGCTAAAATTATGCCGGTTGAATGGTTCGATGAAGAGTCGGTTGCTAAACCT AAAAACATAATCGATGCACCAGTGGTTTGTCCCCCGGGCCAGAAACCTGACCACAAGGGCAAATGTCGTGATGTTTGGACCAGAAGGGCACCACAGGAAGAGTTTGAGGAAGAATCCGACGTTGACCAA AGCAACATTATCGACGGACCGGTGGTTTGTCCCCCGGGCCAGAAGCCGGACCACAACGGGAAGTGCCGTGACGTTTGGAGCAAAGTTGCGCCGGCTAGTCATTAG
- the LOC120429752 gene encoding uncharacterized protein LOC120429752 has protein sequence MTDLQRTTSTTISSGNDWDSLEQNNNNNNEDVIAGCHEEEAREEVEGAVGGTVFQGLDPNLPIPTEQDWTDEELDRDPHRMFFYDAYRSIPSTPELDESGGSLDQIPMEQRPLALMDDLELWDHMDDDQLKKHLQHHPVLLEKITRNRKRRAAALEDTTDEDADLCAVMERHAKVTKFNEHTTVC, from the exons AT GACTGACCTCCAGCGTACGACTTCAACGACTATCTCCAGCGGCAACGACTGGGACAGTCTGGaacagaacaacaacaacaataatgaGGATGTGATAGCTGGCTGCCACGAAGAAGAAGCGCGAGAAGAAGTAGAAGGTGCCGTAGGCGGGACAGTCTTCCAGGGACTCGACCCAAACCTACCCATACCGACGGAACAGGACTGGACGGACGAAGAGCTGGACCGAGATCCGCACCGGATGTTCTTCTACGACGCGTACCGATCGATCCCATCGACCCCGGAGCTGGACGAATCGGGCGGTAGTCTGGATCAGATCCCGATGGAGCAGAGGCCACTGGCACTGATGGACGATTTGGAGCTGTGGGATCACATGGACGATGACCAACTGAAGAAGCACCTTCAGCACCATCCGGTGTTGTTGGAGAAAATTACTCGGAACCGGAAGCGACGAGCCGCGGCCCTGGAGGACACCACGGACGAGGATGCCGATTTGTGTGCGGTCATGGAACGGCATGCCAAAGTGACCAAATTTAACGAGCATACGACTGTGTGTTAG